One segment of Fuscovulum ytuae DNA contains the following:
- a CDS encoding class I fructose-bisphosphate aldolase yields MRATKTVQKILSQYEGETPGVKANLARMLMEGKLGGTGKMIILPVDQGFEHGPARSFAVNAAGYDPHYHYQLAIDAGLSAYAAPLANLEAGADTFAGQIPTILKMNHANSLMSNTAGKNQAVVASVQDALRLGCSAIGFTIYPGSDMALDMYEEIKELRAEAAACGIATVIWSYPRGEALSKEGETAFDVTAYAAHIAAMLGAHIIKVKLPTDHLEQDEAKKVYLKQQIDGSTMAARVRHIVDACFAGRRIVVFSGGAAKGEDAVYDDARAIRDGGGNGSIIGRNSFQRPRADALAMLAKLIDIYKGRG; encoded by the coding sequence ATGCGCGCCACCAAGACCGTCCAGAAGATCCTAAGCCAATACGAAGGCGAAACCCCCGGCGTGAAGGCGAATCTCGCCCGCATGCTGATGGAGGGGAAGCTGGGCGGAACCGGCAAGATGATCATTCTTCCGGTCGATCAGGGCTTTGAACACGGCCCGGCCCGGTCCTTTGCGGTGAATGCGGCAGGCTATGACCCGCATTACCACTATCAACTCGCCATCGACGCAGGCCTTTCCGCTTATGCCGCGCCGCTTGCCAACCTCGAAGCAGGGGCCGACACCTTCGCCGGCCAGATCCCAACGATCCTCAAGATGAACCACGCCAATAGCCTGATGTCGAACACGGCGGGCAAGAATCAGGCGGTGGTCGCCTCGGTGCAGGATGCGCTGCGGCTTGGCTGCTCGGCCATCGGTTTCACGATCTATCCGGGGTCCGACATGGCGCTGGATATGTATGAAGAGATCAAGGAACTCCGCGCCGAAGCCGCCGCCTGCGGCATCGCCACGGTGATCTGGTCCTATCCGCGCGGCGAGGCGCTGTCGAAGGAAGGTGAAACCGCCTTCGACGTCACCGCCTATGCCGCCCATATCGCCGCCATGCTGGGCGCGCATATCATCAAGGTCAAACTGCCGACCGACCATCTGGAACAGGACGAGGCGAAGAAAGTCTATCTGAAACAGCAGATCGACGGATCGACCATGGCCGCCCGCGTGCGCCACATCGTCGACGCCTGCTTTGCGGGCCGTCGCATCGTCGTCTTCTCCGGCGGTGCAGCCAAGGGCGAGGATGCGGTCTATGACGACGCCCGCGCCATCCGCGACGGCGGCGGCAACGGCTCGATCATCGGCAGGAACAGCTTCCAGCGCCCGCGCGCCGATGCGCTGGCCATGCTCGCCAAGCTGATCGATATCTACAAAGGGCGCGGCTGA
- a CDS encoding pyruvate dehydrogenase complex E1 component subunit beta → MATQVLMPALSPTMEEGTLAKWLVKEGDTVKSGQIIAEIETDKATMEFEAVDEGIIGKLLVAEGTASVKVNTPIAVLVEEGESADAAPAPAAAPATAAAASPVAAQAAAPSAPIAAPTAAQGWPHSDLPEGVPTKTMTVREALREAMAEEMRADPSVFLMGEEVGEYQGAYKISQGLLDEFGARRVVDTPITEHGFAGIAVGASWGGLRPIVEFMTFNFAMQAIDHIINSAAKTLYMSGGQMGSPMVFRGPNGAAARVAAQHSQDYAAWYAAIPGIKVAMPYSAADAKGLLKTAIRDPNPVIFLENEILYGRSFEVPAEGDFTIPFGKASILRAGSDVTIVSFGIGLTYALQAADELAKDGISAEVINLRTLRPIDYDTVLASVMKTNRCVTVEEGFPVGSIGNHIAATIMQRAFDHLDAPVVNCTGKDVPMPYAANLEKLALTTTAEVVAAVKSVCYR, encoded by the coding sequence ATGGCAACACAAGTTCTGATGCCCGCGCTTTCCCCGACGATGGAGGAGGGCACCTTGGCCAAATGGCTGGTCAAGGAAGGCGATACCGTCAAATCCGGCCAGATCATCGCCGAGATTGAAACCGACAAGGCCACGATGGAATTCGAGGCCGTCGATGAAGGGATCATCGGGAAACTGCTGGTCGCCGAAGGCACTGCCAGCGTGAAGGTGAATACGCCGATCGCCGTTCTGGTCGAAGAAGGCGAATCCGCGGACGCGGCCCCTGCGCCCGCCGCCGCACCTGCAACCGCAGCCGCGGCCTCCCCTGTCGCCGCACAGGCCGCCGCCCCGTCCGCCCCCATCGCCGCACCCACCGCCGCACAGGGCTGGCCCCATTCCGACCTGCCCGAAGGCGTGCCGACCAAGACCATGACAGTGCGTGAGGCCTTGCGCGAGGCGATGGCCGAAGAGATGCGCGCCGATCCATCGGTCTTCCTGATGGGCGAAGAGGTTGGCGAATATCAAGGTGCCTACAAGATTTCCCAAGGGCTCTTGGATGAATTCGGTGCCCGCCGCGTGGTCGATACGCCCATCACCGAACATGGCTTTGCCGGTATCGCCGTCGGCGCAAGCTGGGGCGGATTGCGGCCCATCGTCGAATTCATGACCTTCAACTTCGCGATGCAGGCCATCGACCATATCATCAACTCTGCCGCCAAAACGCTCTACATGTCCGGCGGTCAGATGGGCAGCCCGATGGTCTTCCGTGGCCCGAACGGCGCCGCCGCACGCGTCGCGGCCCAGCACAGCCAAGACTACGCCGCATGGTATGCCGCCATCCCCGGCATCAAGGTCGCCATGCCCTATTCGGCGGCTGATGCGAAGGGCCTCTTGAAGACCGCGATCCGCGATCCGAACCCGGTCATCTTCCTTGAAAACGAAATCCTCTATGGCCGCTCTTTCGAAGTCCCGGCCGAGGGCGATTTCACCATCCCCTTCGGCAAGGCCTCGATCCTGCGCGCGGGCAGCGATGTCACCATCGTCTCCTTCGGCATCGGCCTGACCTATGCGCTGCAAGCCGCTGACGAACTGGCGAAAGACGGCATCAGCGCCGAGGTGATCAACCTCCGCACCCTGCGCCCCATCGACTATGACACAGTGCTGGCTTCCGTGATGAAGACCAACCGCTGCGTCACGGTCGAGGAAGGCTTCCCCGTCGGCTCCATCGGCAACCATATCGCCGCCACCATCATGCAGCGCGCCTTCGATCACCTCGACGCGCCGGTGGTGAACTGCACAGGGAAAGACGTGCCGATGCCCTATGCCGCAAACCTCGAAAAGCTCGCGCTCACGACGACCGCCGAAGTGGTCGCCGCCGTCAAATCCGTCTGCTACCGGTAA
- a CDS encoding virulence factor, whose amino-acid sequence MPEVTIVYWRDIPAQVIVGKGRRGSKVQLTERFEQAIDRCAMKVGARDTDSYLAEWRKAAPYEVEGDQDEIAKTEAARLEAEYDTARLKALIDAEGWAKA is encoded by the coding sequence ATGCCCGAAGTCACCATCGTCTATTGGCGCGACATCCCAGCCCAGGTCATCGTGGGCAAGGGGCGGCGTGGGTCCAAGGTGCAACTGACGGAACGGTTCGAACAGGCCATCGACCGCTGCGCCATGAAAGTGGGCGCGCGCGACACCGACAGCTACCTCGCCGAATGGCGCAAAGCCGCACCGTATGAAGTTGAGGGTGATCAGGACGAGATCGCCAAGACCGAAGCGGCGCGGCTGGAAGCCGAATACGACACCGCGCGCCTCAAAGCGCTGATTGACGCCGAGGGTTGGGCGAAAGCCTGA
- a CDS encoding FtsB family cell division protein, producing MNPSSTRPSLGAMVYVLIACTLGSYFTFAAVQGDYGVFRQVEIAAEKDGLRAERDRLATELAEMQNRTKRLSDDFLDIDLLDEQARSVLGYVRADEIVIQ from the coding sequence ATGAACCCATCCTCCACGCGCCCCTCTCTTGGCGCTATGGTCTATGTCCTGATCGCCTGCACATTGGGCAGCTATTTCACCTTTGCTGCCGTGCAGGGGGATTACGGTGTTTTCCGTCAGGTCGAAATCGCCGCCGAAAAAGACGGCCTGCGCGCCGAACGCGACCGCCTTGCCACCGAACTTGCCGAAATGCAGAACCGCACCAAGCGGCTGTCGGATGATTTCCTCGACATCGATCTTCTGGATGAACAGGCCCGCAGCGTGCTGGGCTATGTCCGCGCCGACGAGATCGTGATCCAGTAA
- the pdhA gene encoding pyruvate dehydrogenase (acetyl-transferring) E1 component subunit alpha has product MAAKKPADRPNVSKEDLLKYYREMLLIRRFEEKAGQLYGMGLIGGFCHLYIGQEAVVVGLEAASKEGDKRITSYRDHGHMLACGMDAKGVMAELTGRIGGYSKGKGGSMHMFSKERHFYGGHGIVGAQVPLGAGLAFADKYLGNDNVTFAYFGDGAANQGQVYETYNMAELWSLPVIFVIENNQYAMGTSVKRSTKSTTLFGRGLAYGIPGEQVDGMDVLAVKAAGEKAVAHCRAGNGPYILEMMTYRYRGHSMSDPAKYRTREEVEKMRSEKDAIEHVRDLLLQGGLASDDDLKAIDKEIKALVNESAEFAKDSPEPPLEELWTDIYA; this is encoded by the coding sequence ATGGCCGCGAAGAAGCCAGCCGATCGACCGAACGTGTCGAAGGAAGACCTTCTGAAATACTACCGCGAGATGCTTCTCATCCGCCGCTTCGAAGAAAAGGCGGGCCAGCTTTATGGCATGGGCCTGATCGGCGGTTTTTGCCACCTCTATATCGGGCAAGAGGCCGTCGTCGTCGGCCTTGAGGCCGCTTCGAAGGAAGGCGACAAGCGCATCACGTCATACCGTGATCATGGGCATATGCTCGCCTGCGGGATGGATGCCAAAGGTGTCATGGCCGAACTGACAGGCCGCATCGGTGGCTATTCCAAAGGCAAGGGCGGCTCCATGCACATGTTCTCGAAAGAGCGCCACTTCTACGGCGGCCACGGGATCGTGGGCGCGCAGGTCCCGCTCGGCGCGGGTCTTGCCTTTGCCGACAAATACCTTGGCAATGACAACGTCACCTTCGCCTATTTCGGCGACGGTGCCGCCAATCAGGGCCAAGTCTACGAAACCTACAACATGGCCGAGCTTTGGTCGCTTCCCGTGATCTTCGTGATCGAGAACAACCAATACGCCATGGGCACAAGCGTGAAGCGCTCCACCAAATCCACCACCCTCTTCGGTCGTGGCCTTGCCTATGGCATCCCGGGCGAACAGGTCGATGGGATGGATGTGCTGGCGGTCAAGGCTGCGGGCGAAAAGGCCGTGGCGCACTGCCGGGCGGGCAACGGCCCCTATATCCTTGAAATGATGACCTATCGCTATCGCGGCCATTCCATGTCCGACCCGGCGAAGTATCGGACCCGGGAAGAGGTGGAAAAGATGCGAAGCGAGAAAGACGCCATCGAACATGTGCGCGATCTTCTCCTGCAAGGCGGCCTTGCCTCGGATGACGACCTCAAGGCCATCGACAAGGAAATCAAGGCGCTTGTGAACGAAAGCGCCGAATTCGCCAAAGACAGCCCAGAGCCTCCGCTGGAAGAGCTCTGGACCGATATCTACGCGTAA
- a CDS encoding phosphoglycerate kinase → MGWKTLDDVALAGKTVLLRVDINVPMEAGRVTDATRIEKIVPTVEDIIARGGKPVLLAHFDRPKGKIVPEMSLRHVQPALAAALSRKVVFGEDCIGAPAQAAIAAAELGDVVLLENTRFHAGEEKNDPALAADLAALGDIYVNDAFSAAHRAHASTAGIAHLLPAAAGRLMEAELKALDAALGTPVRPVVAVVGGAKVSTKLDLLGNLVTKVDHLVIGGGMANTFLVAQGVEVGKSLAERDMADTAREILGKAKAAGCTIHLPVDVVVAREFKAGAASETVAATACPADAMILDAGPATVAALTAVFEASKTLIWNGPLGAFEITPFDAATNAAAKVAAALTRAGKLVSVAGGGDTVAALNAAGAAADFTFISTAGGAFLEWMEGKELPGVSALMQ, encoded by the coding sequence ATGGGCTGGAAGACGCTTGATGACGTGGCACTCGCAGGAAAGACCGTGCTTTTGCGCGTCGATATCAACGTGCCGATGGAGGCAGGCCGCGTCACCGACGCGACCCGTATCGAAAAGATCGTGCCCACCGTGGAAGACATCATCGCCCGTGGTGGCAAGCCCGTGCTGCTGGCCCATTTCGACCGCCCAAAAGGCAAAATCGTGCCTGAGATGAGCCTGCGCCATGTCCAGCCCGCCCTTGCCGCCGCCTTGTCGCGCAAGGTGGTCTTCGGCGAAGATTGCATTGGCGCACCTGCCCAAGCGGCCATAGCGGCGGCGGAACTCGGCGATGTCGTCCTTCTGGAAAATACCCGTTTCCACGCGGGTGAAGAAAAGAATGACCCCGCCTTGGCCGCCGATCTGGCTGCGCTGGGCGATATCTATGTCAACGATGCCTTTTCCGCCGCGCACCGCGCCCATGCCTCAACCGCCGGAATCGCGCACCTTCTGCCTGCCGCCGCAGGTCGGTTGATGGAGGCCGAACTCAAGGCCCTTGATGCCGCCCTCGGCACTCCGGTCCGGCCCGTCGTGGCCGTTGTTGGTGGGGCCAAGGTGTCGACCAAGCTCGACCTTCTTGGCAACCTTGTCACCAAGGTCGATCACCTCGTGATCGGCGGCGGCATGGCCAATACCTTCCTCGTCGCCCAAGGGGTTGAGGTCGGCAAGTCGCTCGCCGAACGCGACATGGCCGACACCGCGCGCGAAATTCTGGGCAAGGCCAAGGCCGCAGGCTGCACCATCCACCTGCCCGTCGATGTCGTGGTCGCCCGCGAATTCAAGGCCGGTGCCGCCAGCGAAACCGTCGCCGCCACCGCCTGCCCTGCCGATGCCATGATCCTTGATGCAGGCCCCGCCACCGTCGCCGCCCTGACGGCAGTGTTCGAGGCGTCCAAGACCCTCATCTGGAACGGCCCCCTCGGTGCCTTCGAAATCACCCCCTTCGACGCCGCCACCAATGCCGCCGCCAAGGTGGCCGCTGCGCTGACCCGAGCGGGCAAGCTCGTCTCCGTCGCGGGCGGGGGCGATACGGTTGCCGCCCTCAATGCCGCAGGTGCCGCCGCCGACTTCACCTTCATCTCCACCGCAGGCGGGGCCTTCCTCGAATGGATGGAAGGCAAGGAATTGCCCGGCGTATCGGCCCTGATGCAATGA
- a CDS encoding pyruvate dehydrogenase complex dihydrolipoamide acetyltransferase, whose product MATEILMPALSPTMEEGTLAKWLVKEGDTVTSGQILAEIETDKATMEFEAVDEGIVGRILVTEGTAGVKVNTPIAVLVEEGESADAAPAPAKAAAPATAAAPAAAPVAAAAPAPAAPKVGGARVFASPLARRIAAEKGIDLTQVQGSGPHGRIVKADVEGAKPAAAPAPVAAPAAASAPAAAPAAMPTGPAAETVLKMYQGRAFTEVPLDGMRRTIAARLTEAKQTIPHFYLRREVRLDALMAFREQLNKQLETRGVKLSVNDFIIKACALALQAVPDANAVWAGDRMLKLKPSDVAVAVAVEGGLFTPVLKDADQKSLSTLSAEMKDLATRAKTKKLAPHEYQGGSFAISNLGMMGIENFDAVINPPHGAILAVGAGIKKPVVMKDGSIGVATVMSMTLSVDHRVIDGALGAQLMQAIVDNLENPMAMLA is encoded by the coding sequence ATGGCAACCGAAATCCTGATGCCCGCCCTCTCTCCGACGATGGAGGAAGGCACGCTTGCGAAATGGCTGGTCAAGGAAGGCGACACCGTCACATCCGGCCAAATCCTCGCCGAGATTGAAACCGACAAGGCCACGATGGAATTCGAGGCCGTGGATGAAGGCATCGTTGGCCGCATCCTCGTGACTGAGGGCACCGCAGGCGTAAAGGTCAACACCCCCATCGCGGTTCTGGTGGAGGAAGGCGAATCCGCCGATGCCGCTCCTGCCCCGGCCAAGGCGGCAGCCCCTGCCACGGCAGCCGCTCCTGCTGCCGCACCGGTCGCAGCCGCCGCCCCGGCCCCCGCCGCGCCCAAGGTTGGCGGTGCGCGCGTCTTCGCCTCGCCGCTGGCCCGTCGCATCGCGGCGGAAAAGGGCATCGACCTGACGCAAGTGCAAGGCTCCGGCCCGCATGGCCGTATCGTGAAGGCTGATGTCGAAGGCGCGAAACCCGCCGCAGCCCCTGCCCCGGTCGCGGCCCCTGCCGCAGCTTCCGCCCCGGCAGCAGCCCCCGCCGCAATGCCCACGGGCCCGGCTGCGGAAACCGTGCTGAAGATGTATCAGGGCCGGGCCTTCACCGAAGTGCCGCTTGATGGCATGCGCCGCACCATCGCCGCACGTCTGACCGAGGCCAAGCAGACCATCCCGCATTTCTACCTGCGGCGTGAGGTGCGTCTCGATGCCCTGATGGCCTTCCGCGAACAGCTGAACAAGCAGCTTGAAACCCGCGGCGTGAAACTGTCGGTCAACGACTTCATCATCAAGGCCTGCGCGCTTGCGCTTCAGGCTGTGCCCGATGCCAATGCCGTCTGGGCGGGCGACCGGATGCTGAAGCTGAAACCGTCGGACGTGGCCGTGGCCGTCGCTGTGGAAGGGGGCCTCTTCACCCCCGTCCTCAAGGATGCCGATCAAAAGTCGCTCTCGACCTTGTCGGCCGAAATGAAAGACCTCGCCACGCGCGCCAAGACGAAGAAACTCGCCCCCCATGAATATCAGGGCGGCAGCTTCGCCATCTCGAACCTCGGCATGATGGGGATCGAGAATTTCGATGCCGTCATCAACCCGCCCCATGGCGCGATCCTTGCCGTAGGTGCCGGGATCAAAAAGCCGGTGGTCATGAAGGATGGCAGCATCGGCGTGGCCACGGTCATGTCCATGACGCTTTCTGTCGATCACCGCGTCATCGACGGCGCGCTTGGTGCGCAACTTATGCAGGCCATCGTGGACAATTTGGAAAACCCGATGGCCATGCTGGCCTAA
- a CDS encoding peptidylprolyl isomerase, producing MADIKDPENTIILTLKDGEVVIELLTDIAPKHCERMKVLAREKAYDNVAFHRVIDGFMAQTGDVENGNMEKDFNLRRAGTGGSSYDDLPAEFSRIPHDRGTLGAARSANPNSANSQFFINFTDNHFLNGQYTVYGRVISGMAHVDKITRGEPPATPDRMITVRVAADVL from the coding sequence ATGGCCGACATCAAGGATCCCGAAAACACGATCATCCTGACGCTGAAGGACGGCGAAGTGGTGATCGAGCTTCTTACCGATATCGCCCCGAAACATTGCGAGCGCATGAAGGTTCTGGCCCGCGAAAAGGCCTATGACAATGTGGCCTTCCACCGTGTGATCGACGGCTTCATGGCGCAGACGGGCGACGTGGAAAACGGGAATATGGAGAAGGATTTCAACCTGCGTCGTGCGGGAACGGGTGGGTCGTCCTATGACGATCTTCCGGCGGAGTTCAGCCGTATCCCGCATGATCGCGGCACCTTGGGTGCGGCGCGGTCGGCCAATCCGAACAGCGCCAACAGCCAGTTCTTCATCAACTTCACCGACAACCATTTCCTGAATGGGCAATACACGGTCTATGGCCGCGTGATTTCGGGGATGGCGCATGTGGACAAGATCACGCGGGGCGAGCCGCCAGCGACTCCCGATCGCATGATCACGGTAAGGGTGGCGGCCGATGTTCTCTGA
- a CDS encoding peptidylprolyl isomerase — protein sequence MFSDRVIVAGLFAVGLAVVGGFALSQSAVAQDVVDGPGPNLVIEVAGSVTGTVVIDMASDVAPNHVAQITQLAKDGAYDGVVFHRVIDGFMAQTGDVEFGRQGGDLSMAGMGGSAMPDLAAEFSSMPFDRGVVGMARSMNPNSANSQFFIMFAPAPHLDGQYTVVGHVVSGMDVVDAIKKGDQAANGAVDAPDYMASVTVIE from the coding sequence ATGTTCTCTGATCGCGTCATTGTTGCCGGGCTGTTTGCCGTTGGTTTGGCTGTGGTTGGCGGCTTTGCCCTGAGCCAAAGCGCTGTGGCGCAGGATGTGGTCGATGGGCCGGGTCCGAATCTGGTGATCGAGGTGGCGGGGTCTGTGACGGGGACTGTCGTGATCGACATGGCCTCGGATGTGGCGCCGAACCATGTGGCCCAGATCACCCAACTTGCCAAAGATGGGGCTTATGACGGCGTCGTGTTCCATCGGGTAATCGACGGGTTCATGGCCCAAACGGGCGATGTGGAATTTGGCAGACAGGGCGGCGATCTGTCGATGGCGGGGATGGGCGGGTCGGCCATGCCCGATCTGGCGGCTGAGTTTTCCTCGATGCCCTTTGATCGGGGCGTTGTGGGCATGGCGCGGTCGATGAACCCCAACAGCGCGAACAGCCAGTTCTTCATCATGTTCGCCCCTGCACCTCATCTGGACGGGCAATATACCGTTGTCGGCCATGTCGTGTCGGGGATGGATGTGGTGGATGCGATCAAGAAGGGCGATCAGGCCGCGAATGGCGCAGTGGATGCACCTGATTACATGGCCAGCGTGACCGTGATCGAATAA
- a CDS encoding methylenetetrahydrofolate reductase codes for MALFNFRREATAPVATAPSELEAFLKGFSIEVMPRTAEKVENLRDILPEGTRVYIAHIDGTPIEDMVATAKRLNAEGFPVMPHFPARIIKDKATLQDWVARYKGEADVKQGLILAGGVAQPVGDFHTSMQLLESGAFDGFERLHVAGHPEGNKDIDPDGSDRMVMEAARWKSAFAERTDAKMAMATQFCFEADPVIAWVDRLKTEGIALPVHIGVAGPAKLQTLIKFAIACGVGPSLRVLQKRAMDVTKLLLPYEPTEFVGALAAHKAKNPDFGIESVHFFPLGGIKTNATWTTENGGASGRPANA; via the coding sequence ATGGCCCTGTTCAACTTCCGTCGCGAAGCCACTGCCCCTGTCGCCACTGCGCCCTCCGAGTTGGAGGCCTTCCTCAAGGGCTTCTCCATCGAGGTGATGCCGCGCACCGCCGAAAAGGTGGAAAACCTCCGCGATATCCTGCCCGAAGGCACCCGCGTCTACATCGCCCATATCGATGGCACCCCGATCGAAGACATGGTCGCCACCGCCAAGCGCCTGAATGCCGAAGGCTTCCCCGTGATGCCGCATTTCCCGGCGCGCATCATCAAGGACAAAGCCACGCTTCAGGATTGGGTCGCCCGCTACAAGGGCGAGGCGGATGTGAAGCAGGGCCTCATCCTTGCCGGGGGCGTGGCACAGCCCGTGGGCGATTTCCACACCTCCATGCAGCTTCTGGAATCGGGTGCCTTTGACGGGTTCGAACGTCTGCATGTGGCGGGCCACCCCGAGGGCAACAAGGATATCGATCCCGATGGGTCGGACCGCATGGTGATGGAAGCTGCGCGCTGGAAATCCGCCTTCGCCGAACGCACCGATGCCAAGATGGCCATGGCCACCCAGTTCTGCTTTGAGGCCGACCCCGTCATCGCTTGGGTGGATCGGCTCAAGACGGAAGGGATCGCCCTGCCCGTCCATATCGGCGTCGCAGGCCCCGCAAAACTCCAGACGCTGATCAAATTCGCCATCGCCTGCGGCGTCGGCCCGTCCCTGCGCGTCCTGCAAAAGCGGGCGATGGATGTGACCAAGCTTCTGCTGCCCTATGAACCCACCGAATTCGTGGGGGCGCTGGCGGCGCACAAGGCCAAGAACCCGGATTTCGGGATCGAATCCGTCCACTTCTTCCCCCTCGGCGGCATCAAGACCAATGCCACCTGGACCACCGAAAACGGCGGCGCCTCGGGCCGTCCGGCCAACGCTTGA
- a CDS encoding methyltetrahydrofolate cobalamin methyltransferase → MTRTVLESKTKTVIIGFDEPFCVIGERINPTGRKKLAAELEAGNYDTVIKDALEQVACGATVLDVNSGAVFTNKMAEDPRYADNNFVEPPLMKALIEIVQQTVDVPLCIDSSVPAALEAGLAACEGRPLLNSVTGEEERLELVLPLVKKYNVPVVAISNDDTGISPDPDVRFAVAKKIVERAADFGIPAHDIVVDPLVMPVGAMASAGQQVFALVRRLRDELGVNTTCGASNISFGLPHRHGINGAFLPMAIGAGMTSAIMNPVRQQEMEAIRAANFLMNHDPNGGEWIRFAKVLEAVEGGLSFAEASAAASQAASGRRGGRRARA, encoded by the coding sequence ATGACCCGTACCGTCCTCGAATCCAAAACGAAAACCGTCATCATCGGCTTTGATGAACCCTTCTGCGTAATCGGTGAACGCATCAACCCGACAGGCCGCAAGAAACTTGCCGCCGAACTTGAAGCCGGGAATTACGACACCGTCATCAAGGACGCGTTGGAACAGGTCGCCTGTGGCGCAACCGTGCTCGACGTGAACTCTGGTGCCGTCTTCACCAACAAGATGGCCGAAGACCCGCGCTATGCCGACAACAACTTTGTCGAACCCCCGCTGATGAAGGCGCTGATCGAAATCGTTCAGCAAACGGTCGACGTGCCGCTTTGCATCGACTCGTCGGTCCCCGCCGCACTGGAGGCAGGCCTTGCCGCCTGCGAAGGCCGTCCCCTGCTGAACTCGGTCACGGGTGAGGAAGAGCGCCTCGAACTCGTCCTGCCGCTGGTCAAGAAGTACAACGTCCCCGTCGTCGCCATCTCGAACGATGACACCGGCATCTCGCCCGACCCGGATGTCCGCTTTGCCGTGGCCAAGAAGATCGTCGAACGCGCCGCCGATTTCGGCATCCCGGCACATGACATCGTGGTCGATCCGCTGGTCATGCCGGTTGGTGCCATGGCCTCGGCCGGTCAGCAGGTCTTTGCCCTTGTCCGCCGCCTGCGTGACGAACTGGGCGTCAACACCACCTGCGGTGCGTCGAATATCAGCTTTGGCCTGCCGCACCGCCACGGGATCAACGGGGCCTTCCTGCCCATGGCCATCGGCGCAGGCATGACCAGCGCCATCATGAACCCGGTGCGTCAGCAGGAAATGGAAGCGATCCGCGCTGCAAACTTCCTGATGAATCACGATCCGAACGGCGGCGAATGGATTCGTTTTGCCAAAGTGCTTGAAGCCGTCGAAGGCGGGCTGAGCTTTGCCGAAGCCTCCGCCGCCGCCTCGCAGGCCGCCAGTGGCCGCCGTGGCGGCCGCCGCGCCCGCGCCTGA